In Anaerolineales bacterium, the DNA window CGACCGTCGCGCCGATCACGAGTGGGCTGATGTTGAACAAGTGCGCGATGGAAACCGCACCGTCCACCATGATGTACGAGGCGCGTATGACAACATACAAGGACAGGGCTAACAAAGCGATATTGACCGCGAGCGGTAATTGGATGAAGTATTCTTCCATGGCGCTACAAACGATTGTGCAGGATTTTACTCGTGCGAGAGAACGGATTGGATATTTAGTGTATCAGATATCCTTTTACCTTACCCCTTCAACCGATACCTTCTACTCAATTCTATACGATCCTGGTTACAGAAAACGAAGGAAATCCTCTGATTTGGACGTTAGGTTTTTATAGTAGCCGCGGTAATCCGCAGGAAGCAATTCGGCCAGTTGATACATGATCTCGTCGACCATTTTTTCGCGTACGTCATGCGTGATCCGCTTGCCGTGGGGATCGAGACGAAAAGGCTCACCAACGGCGATGTGGATCGCCGTTCGTCGCAAGCGGCGCATGTTCTCCCGCAGTTTCTCTCCCCCATAATAAACGACTGGCAGAAGCGGCGCGCCGCTTTTCAACGCCAGCATTATCACTCCGGGTTTAGCGTGCCGAAGTCTGCCGTCACCACTGCGCGTACCCTCCGGCGCAATGGCGATGATCTTGCCCTGCTCGAGGACGTGAAGCGCTTTACGCAAGGCCGTGATGTCGACCTCACCCCTGCGGATCGGAATCGCCTCGAGAATATCGAATAAAACGGCCATGAGTGGATTTTCCCAGGTTTCCAATTTCGCAAATCCCGTAACCGTTCGAGGGTAGACGCGCGGGTACATGACGGGAAGGTCAATGAAATTAACGTGGTTGGCGACAATGATCAACGGGCCCTGCGCAGGGATACGCTCCAGCGACTCTGTACAGATCCGGCAGAGCAGGCCCGTGAGCGCCTTGAAAGCCAGGTTAACTGCCGCAAGTTTGAAATTCGAGTTCTTGGAAGTCATCTCGCCGTGATCATTTCCAACTGCCGGGGCACGATCTTCATTGTCAGTCGATCGCCTTCGGTGCAGAGTGTCTCGCCGTCGGCGTGCGCCGGCAAGCTTCCTCGAAGTGCGGATACCGAAATTTCGTCCGTTCGCCCGACACGAATGGCGCGATGCGAAGCCTGTGTTCCCTGCATGAAACGTAAGATCAACGCGAAGATCGTTGCCTTGCCCACTTCCTCGGCGATACACACATCGAACTGCCCATCGTCGATAATCCCCTGAGGCGCCATCATGAAACCTCCGCCCATGCGGCGGCCGTTCATGATCGAAACCATCAACGCGGGAATCTCGATCTTCTCCTCGTTGTACTCGATGCGCACCGTCGGTGCTTTGTAATACAAGAACATCGTCTTCAATGCGGCGACGACGTAGGAGAGGAAACCCGTCAGGCGCTTCATCTTCAACGCCTCGAAACCGACGACGGCATCGAAGCCGATTCCGACACCGTTCCCAAAATACCGGCCGTTTGGAAACAGACCGCCAGTGACGCATCCGACATCCACCGTGCGGCGATACCCCTGGCACAAGATTTCGCATCCCTCCTTCAGTCCCACGGGGACGCCCATGCCGTAGGCGAAATCGTTGCCGCGCCCGATCCCGATCACCCCCATCACTGCAGAACCCTCGCCGGCGTCTCTCGCCTGCATCAATCCGTTGAGCACCTCGTTCGCCGTTCCGTCGCCGCCTACCGCAACGACGTGCTCGCATCCCCCGCCGACGGCCGATC includes these proteins:
- a CDS encoding lysophospholipid acyltransferase family protein is translated as MTSKNSNFKLAAVNLAFKALTGLLCRICTESLERIPAQGPLIIVANHVNFIDLPVMYPRVYPRTVTGFAKLETWENPLMAVLFDILEAIPIRRGEVDITALRKALHVLEQGKIIAIAPEGTRSGDGRLRHAKPGVIMLALKSGAPLLPVVYYGGEKLRENMRRLRRTAIHIAVGEPFRLDPHGKRITHDVREKMVDEIMYQLAELLPADYRGYYKNLTSKSEDFLRFL
- a CDS encoding diacylglycerol kinase family lipid kinase — translated: MAKYRLIVNPISGRGAGVEAIPMLRQELSSAGLDFDLELTQRPWHAAELARSAVGGGCEHVVAVGGDGTANEVLNGLMQARDAGEGSAVMGVIGIGRGNDFAYGMGVPVGLKEGCEILCQGYRRTVDVGCVTGGLFPNGRYFGNGVGIGFDAVVGFEALKMKRLTGFLSYVVAALKTMFLYYKAPTVRIEYNEEKIEIPALMVSIMNGRRMGGGFMMAPQGIIDDGQFDVCIAEEVGKATIFALILRFMQGTQASHRAIRVGRTDEISVSALRGSLPAHADGETLCTEGDRLTMKIVPRQLEMITAR